The following proteins come from a genomic window of Parafrankia discariae:
- the efp gene encoding elongation factor P, which translates to MATTNDLKNGMTLDIDGVLWNVVGFQHVKPGKGGAFVRTTLKNVLTGKVVDRTFNAGIKVDVATVDRREMTYLYRDGADFVFMDSESYDQIPVPPGVVGGVADYMLENTVATVALHDDAPLYVELPASVELTIAATDPGVQGDRSTGGTKPATLETGANIQVPLFITTGEKVKVDTRDGRYLGRVTS; encoded by the coding sequence GTGGCGACAACGAACGACCTGAAGAACGGCATGACGCTCGACATCGACGGGGTGTTGTGGAACGTCGTCGGATTCCAGCACGTCAAGCCGGGCAAGGGCGGGGCGTTCGTCCGGACGACGCTGAAGAACGTGCTCACCGGCAAGGTGGTCGACCGGACGTTCAACGCCGGAATCAAGGTGGACGTCGCGACCGTCGACCGCCGCGAGATGACCTACCTCTACCGTGACGGCGCCGACTTCGTGTTCATGGACAGCGAGTCCTACGACCAGATCCCGGTCCCGCCGGGCGTGGTGGGCGGGGTCGCCGACTACATGCTGGAGAACACGGTCGCCACCGTCGCGCTGCACGACGACGCGCCGCTGTACGTCGAGCTTCCGGCGAGCGTCGAGCTGACCATCGCCGCGACGGATCCGGGCGTCCAGGGTGACCGCTCGACCGGTGGCACCAAGCCGGCGACGCTCGAGACCGGCGCGAACATCCAGGTGCCGCTGTTCATCACCACCGGTGAGAAGGTCAAGGTCGACACCCGCGACGGCCGGTACCTGGGCCGGGTGACGAGCTGA
- a CDS encoding shikimate kinase translates to MRAENGSRADGRGAAVAGPVAVLVGAPGAGKSTVGMAVAARLGVTFRDTDADVESNLGMSVSDVFLEHGEEYFRAVERAAVLTALAEHPGVLALGGGAVLDAGVRAELARHWVVYLDVTASDAAKRVGLARDRPLLVEGPRTRLAALLKARRPLYEEVAAITVDTAALGIDDVVAAILIELAGKAGH, encoded by the coding sequence ATGCGAGCGGAGAACGGGTCGCGAGCCGACGGGCGGGGGGCAGCCGTGGCCGGCCCGGTCGCCGTACTGGTCGGTGCGCCGGGAGCGGGCAAGAGCACCGTCGGCATGGCGGTCGCGGCGCGGCTCGGGGTGACCTTCCGGGACACCGACGCCGACGTCGAGTCGAACCTCGGGATGAGCGTCTCCGACGTGTTCCTGGAACACGGCGAGGAGTACTTCCGCGCCGTGGAGCGGGCGGCGGTGCTGACGGCCCTGGCCGAGCACCCGGGTGTGCTCGCCCTCGGCGGCGGGGCGGTGCTCGACGCCGGCGTCCGCGCCGAGCTGGCCCGGCACTGGGTCGTCTACCTCGACGTGACCGCGTCCGACGCGGCGAAGCGGGTCGGGCTCGCGCGCGACCGGCCGCTGCTCGTGGAGGGCCCGCGGACCAGGCTGGCCGCGCTGCTGAAAGCCCGCCGTCCGCTGTACGAGGAGGTGGCCGCGATCACGGTGGACACCGCCGCCCTCGGGATCGACGACGTCGTCGCCGCGATCCTGATCGAGCTCGCCGGGAAGGCGGGGCACTGA
- the aroC gene encoding chorismate synthase, whose product MVRWLTAGESHGPALVATVEGLPAGIRVSSADIGAELARRRLGHGRGARMKFEQDEIELLGGLRHGVSLGGPVSVVVRNTEWPKWERVMAPDPIDPAELEGLGRNAPLTRPRPGHADLAGMQKYGFDDARPVLERASARETAARVALGTVAKALLRQAYGIEVVSHVVAIGAVEVPEGTPPPTSLAAVDADPVRCGDPASSARMVAEIDAAHRDADTLGGVVEVLAYGCPPGLGSYVHGDRRLDARLAGELMGIQAIKGVEFGDGFRTARRRGSVAHDEIEPIEGPGRRVRRASDRAGGVEGGMTTGEPLRVRAAMKPISSLSKPLATIDVATGDPAVAIAQRSDVCAVPAAGVVAEAMVALVLAGAALEKFGGDSVEETRRNCEAYLKSLAVR is encoded by the coding sequence ATGGTGCGTTGGTTGACGGCGGGGGAGTCACACGGCCCTGCCCTGGTTGCGACGGTCGAGGGGTTGCCGGCGGGCATCCGGGTGTCCAGTGCGGACATCGGCGCCGAGCTGGCCCGGCGCCGTCTCGGCCACGGCCGCGGCGCCCGGATGAAGTTCGAGCAGGACGAGATCGAGCTGCTCGGGGGCCTGCGGCACGGGGTCAGCCTGGGCGGCCCGGTGAGCGTCGTCGTGCGTAACACCGAGTGGCCGAAGTGGGAGCGGGTGATGGCCCCCGACCCGATCGACCCGGCGGAGCTGGAGGGGCTGGGCCGCAACGCCCCGCTCACCCGTCCACGCCCGGGCCACGCCGACCTCGCCGGCATGCAGAAGTACGGCTTCGACGACGCGCGGCCTGTGCTCGAGCGGGCGAGTGCCCGGGAGACGGCCGCCCGGGTCGCGCTGGGCACGGTCGCCAAGGCGCTGCTGCGCCAGGCGTACGGCATCGAGGTGGTCTCGCACGTCGTCGCGATCGGCGCGGTCGAGGTTCCCGAGGGCACGCCGCCGCCCACCTCGCTGGCCGCCGTCGACGCCGACCCGGTGCGCTGCGGCGATCCGGCCAGCAGCGCGCGCATGGTCGCCGAGATCGACGCCGCGCACCGCGACGCGGACACCCTCGGCGGCGTCGTCGAGGTGCTGGCCTACGGCTGCCCGCCAGGGCTGGGCAGCTACGTCCACGGCGACCGCCGGCTCGACGCGCGGCTCGCCGGCGAGCTGATGGGCATCCAGGCGATCAAGGGCGTCGAGTTCGGTGACGGTTTCCGCACCGCCCGCCGGCGCGGATCGGTCGCCCACGACGAGATCGAGCCGATCGAGGGGCCGGGCCGGCGGGTCCGCCGGGCCAGCGACCGCGCCGGCGGCGTCGAGGGCGGGATGACGACGGGCGAGCCGCTGCGGGTCCGCGCGGCGATGAAGCCGATCTCGTCCCTGTCGAAGCCACTGGCCACGATCGACGTCGCCACCGGCGACCCGGCCGTCGCCATCGCCCAGCGGTCGGACGTGTGCGCGGTGCCGGCGGCCGGCGTGGTCGCCGAGGCGATGGTCGCCCTCGTGCTGGCCGGCGCGGCCCTGGAGAAGTTCGGCGGCGACTCGGTGGAGGAGACCCGGCGTAACTGCGAGGCCTACCTGAAGTCGCTGGCGGTGCGCTGA
- the nusB gene encoding transcription antitermination factor NusB — protein sequence MSARSKARKRALDVLYEADMRSVRAMETLAAHRAQADPPVPDYTSDLVEGVVAHLAEIDAHIARFAQGWTLDRMPPVDRNILRIAVLELFWRSDVPDRVVIDEAVRLAKTISTERSPAFVNGLLASLLKEKPVPEGSSESAEA from the coding sequence CTGAGCGCCAGGTCCAAGGCCCGTAAGCGGGCGCTGGACGTCCTCTACGAGGCGGACATGCGCTCGGTGCGGGCGATGGAGACCCTTGCCGCGCACCGGGCCCAGGCCGACCCGCCGGTGCCGGACTACACCTCGGACCTGGTCGAGGGTGTGGTGGCCCATCTGGCCGAGATAGACGCGCACATCGCCCGGTTCGCCCAGGGTTGGACACTGGACCGGATGCCCCCGGTGGACCGGAACATCCTGCGGATCGCCGTGCTGGAGCTGTTCTGGCGTTCCGACGTGCCGGACCGGGTCGTCATCGACGAGGCGGTGCGGCTGGCCAAGACCATCTCCACCGAGCGGTCGCCGGCGTTCGTCAACGGTCTGCTGGCGAGCCTGCTCAAGGAGAAGCCGGTGCCGGAGGGAAGCTCCGAGTCGGCCGAGGCCTGA
- a CDS encoding prepilin peptidase, with translation MSTVVVAATVTAGVCAAVPIPLLPRLVGSFDPVDGRPPCRAAPAPAALSAVTAALIAAVAASTYPHPGRLPAYLYLTVVGVVLAAVDLRVHRLPDVIVLPSYPVLVGLLAVPALAEGAPDRWPRALLAGAVAWLLYAGLRLLPGAGLGRGDVKLAGLLGVATGWLGWSAVAVWLVATTMISGVVVLVLLALRRVSRRDPIAYGPFLLAGALIAVLGAGWEPAG, from the coding sequence GTGAGCACGGTGGTGGTCGCCGCCACCGTGACGGCCGGGGTCTGCGCCGCGGTGCCGATCCCGCTGCTGCCCCGGCTCGTCGGCTCCTTCGATCCGGTGGACGGCCGGCCGCCGTGCCGGGCGGCCCCCGCGCCGGCCGCTCTCAGCGCCGTCACGGCCGCCCTGATCGCCGCGGTGGCCGCGTCGACCTACCCGCACCCGGGACGTCTGCCCGCCTACCTGTACCTGACGGTTGTCGGGGTCGTGCTCGCCGCGGTGGACCTGCGGGTGCACCGCCTGCCGGACGTGATCGTGCTGCCCTCCTACCCGGTGCTGGTCGGGCTGCTCGCCGTGCCCGCGCTGGCCGAGGGCGCGCCGGACCGCTGGCCGCGGGCGCTGCTCGCCGGCGCCGTGGCCTGGCTGCTGTACGCGGGCCTGCGCCTGCTGCCGGGAGCCGGGCTGGGCCGGGGGGACGTGAAGCTCGCCGGGCTGCTCGGTGTGGCGACGGGCTGGCTGGGCTGGTCGGCCGTCGCGGTGTGGCTGGTCGCGACGACCATGATCTCCGGCGTGGTGGTGCTCGTGCTGCTGGCGCTGCGCCGGGTGTCCCGCCGTGATCCCATTGCCTACGGCCCGTTTCTGCTGGCCGGGGCGCTGATCGCGGTGCTCGGCGCCGGCTGGGAACCGGCCGGCTGA
- a CDS encoding shikimate dehydrogenase translates to MVISSRDRAEPAGPGPHARRAAVLGSPIGHSLSPVLHTAAYERLGLDLTYTAIECDEAGLPGMLDRLRDEPGWAGVSLTMPLKTAAVDLLDDVEPTAALLGAVNTVVVRADGRLAGFNTDVDGVGYALRRLTGGAAPVQPLVLGAGGTARAVVAALARGGATRVAVVARRPGAVAELVGIGARLGVSVTALPWDILTGGMPAGPDLVVATTPAGVTDELARRPWPVTCALLELLYHPWPTALAAGAYRGGARVVGGLEVLAGQAVGQVCHFTGRPVDEGVLLAAGHAALSARVASRTG, encoded by the coding sequence GTGGTGATCAGCTCTCGTGACCGTGCGGAGCCGGCCGGGCCGGGTCCGCACGCCAGGCGGGCGGCGGTGCTCGGCTCGCCCATCGGCCACTCCCTGTCCCCGGTGCTGCACACCGCCGCCTACGAGCGGCTCGGCCTGGACCTGACCTACACGGCGATCGAGTGCGACGAGGCCGGCCTGCCGGGCATGCTCGACCGCCTGCGCGACGAGCCCGGCTGGGCCGGGGTCTCGCTGACGATGCCGCTCAAGACCGCGGCGGTCGACCTGCTCGACGACGTCGAACCCACCGCGGCCCTGCTCGGCGCGGTGAACACCGTGGTCGTCCGGGCGGACGGGCGGCTCGCCGGGTTCAACACCGACGTCGACGGCGTCGGGTACGCGCTGCGGCGGCTCACCGGCGGGGCGGCCCCGGTCCAGCCACTGGTCCTCGGGGCCGGCGGCACGGCGCGGGCGGTGGTCGCCGCGCTCGCCCGGGGCGGGGCCACCCGGGTCGCCGTCGTGGCGCGCCGCCCCGGCGCGGTCGCCGAACTCGTCGGCATCGGTGCCCGGCTCGGGGTCTCGGTCACGGCGCTGCCCTGGGACATCCTGACCGGCGGGATGCCGGCCGGGCCGGACCTGGTGGTCGCCACCACCCCCGCCGGGGTGACCGACGAGCTCGCGCGCCGCCCCTGGCCGGTGACCTGCGCGTTGCTGGAGCTGCTCTACCACCCCTGGCCCACGGCGCTGGCGGCCGGCGCCTACCGCGGCGGCGCGCGGGTGGTCGGCGGCCTCGAGGTGCTGGCCGGCCAGGCGGTCGGGCAGGTGTGCCACTTCACCGGCCGTCCCGTGGACGAAGGGGTCCTGCTCGCCGCCGGGCACGCGGCGCTGTCGGCCCGCGTCGCGAGCCGCACCGGGTGA
- the aroB gene encoding 3-dehydroquinate synthase: protein MCAMKVSDLVRIQVTPSGDRAYDVVLGEGALDELPALAVGRTRVMVVHPRALRATAAVVLAGLRGDGGVEAHAFEVPDGEEAKQLRVAGACWDALGRVGFTRDDLVVGLGGGTTTDLAGFVAAGWLRGVDVIQIPTTVLGMVDAAVGGKTGIDIAAGKNLVGAFHQPLAVLCDLSTLASLPAVEVRAGLAEVVKTGFIADPRILELLEADPTGSARLPELVERSIRVKAEVVSGDPRESGRREILNYGHTLAHAIEKVENFSWRHGAAVSVGMVFAAELSRLVAGLDRATADRHRELLRAIGLPVEYRGDRWPVLLDAMRVDKKTRGRRLRFVVLEELGRPRGFDDPEPGLLLAAYGSVAAGGVSAGEN from the coding sequence ATGTGCGCTATGAAGGTTTCCGACCTGGTCCGCATCCAGGTCACCCCGTCCGGTGACCGGGCCTACGACGTGGTGCTTGGCGAGGGCGCGCTCGACGAGCTGCCGGCGCTGGCCGTGGGGCGCACCCGGGTCATGGTCGTTCACCCGCGAGCGCTGCGGGCCACCGCCGCCGTGGTCCTCGCCGGGCTGCGTGGTGACGGCGGCGTCGAGGCACACGCCTTCGAGGTGCCCGACGGCGAGGAGGCCAAGCAGCTGCGGGTGGCCGGCGCCTGCTGGGACGCCCTCGGCCGCGTCGGCTTCACCCGTGACGACCTGGTGGTCGGGCTCGGCGGCGGGACGACGACCGACCTGGCCGGGTTCGTCGCGGCGGGCTGGCTGCGCGGCGTCGACGTCATCCAGATCCCCACCACCGTGCTCGGGATGGTCGACGCGGCGGTCGGAGGCAAGACGGGCATCGACATCGCGGCGGGCAAGAACCTGGTCGGCGCCTTCCACCAGCCGCTGGCGGTGCTCTGTGACCTGTCGACCCTGGCCAGCCTGCCGGCGGTCGAGGTCCGCGCCGGGCTCGCCGAGGTCGTCAAGACCGGGTTCATCGCCGATCCACGCATCCTCGAGCTGCTGGAGGCCGATCCGACCGGCTCGGCGCGGCTGCCCGAGCTCGTCGAGCGGTCGATCCGGGTCAAGGCGGAGGTGGTGTCCGGCGACCCGCGCGAGTCCGGCCGGCGCGAGATCCTGAACTACGGGCACACCCTCGCCCACGCGATCGAGAAGGTCGAGAACTTCTCCTGGCGGCATGGTGCGGCGGTCTCGGTCGGCATGGTCTTCGCCGCCGAGCTCTCCCGGCTGGTCGCCGGGCTCGACCGCGCGACCGCCGACCGTCACCGTGAGCTGCTGCGGGCCATCGGGCTGCCGGTGGAGTACCGGGGGGACCGCTGGCCGGTGCTGCTCGACGCGATGCGGGTGGACAAGAAGACCCGGGGCCGGCGGCTGCGTTTCGTCGTGCTCGAGGAGCTCGGCCGGCCGCGCGGCTTCGACGACCCCGAGCCCGGCCTGCTGCTGGCCGCGTACGGCTCGGTGGCCGCGGGCGGTGTGAGTGCCGGCGAGAACTGA